A window of the Gemmatirosa kalamazoonensis genome harbors these coding sequences:
- a CDS encoding DUF6174 domain-containing protein, with protein sequence MRACLPLVATALLGCRDATSPRDEIALHRARWTAHAVTSYRYDYELTGFFIRYAGIPVRVQVRDGVVQAATDASTGQPLDAPLTQWPTVDQLFDDAARSASAGTLRAVRFDPTFDYPTEIDIDGPPDASGAMHASGLVPVR encoded by the coding sequence ATGCGAGCATGCCTTCCCCTCGTCGCCACGGCGCTCCTCGGCTGCCGCGACGCCACGAGCCCGCGCGACGAGATCGCGCTGCACCGCGCCCGATGGACCGCGCACGCCGTCACGTCGTACCGGTACGACTACGAGCTGACGGGGTTCTTCATCAGGTACGCCGGCATCCCGGTGCGCGTCCAGGTGCGCGACGGCGTGGTGCAGGCCGCGACCGACGCGTCGACCGGGCAGCCGCTCGACGCGCCGCTGACGCAGTGGCCGACCGTGGACCAGCTGTTCGACGACGCCGCGCGGTCCGCGAGCGCCGGCACGCTGCGCGCGGTGCGCTTCGATCCGACGTTCGACTATCCCACCGAGATCGACATCGACGGCCCGCCCGACGCGAGCGGGGCGATGCACGCGAGCGGGCTGGTGCCGGTGCGCTGA
- a CDS encoding multicopper oxidase domain-containing protein has protein sequence MPRLFPALLALALLRPAAPTERATPNDNRASAGTLRSGVLTVNLEARAIEWRPDGDDAPGIAVRVFAEAGKPASVPGPLLRVPEGTEIRALVHNALDAAIVVHGLSTRGVPLGPADTMRVGPGETREARFVAGAPGTYRYWAATSSPTIGGRSGADSQLGGAFVVDPRGTAPAADRVLVITLWQQDADAAGITGRSDVLRFAINGRSWPNTERLAYTEGDTVRFRLVNLSAAVHPMHLHGFYFDVESRGDGTRDSTYDAAGSPHLAVTERLPPGRTFTMRWVPERAGNWLFHCHDNFHVLRNRPLDGTPLPPEQAVHTHDHTRDMMGGLVMGIAVRPRPVVAVAASAEASPRRRLRLVARTDSGGTDAEPAYGYVLEEGARTVPNGGPLLPGPTILLKRGEPVSITVVNRLREPTAVHWHGIELESYYDGVADFSGTPGHIAAAIAPSDSFEARFTPPRAGTFMYHPHADEVRQQQAGLSGALLVVDDPAAYDAAHDVMVLITVPRRDADRDRVLLNGSLAPSARELRVGERYRVRVINIHPYRPSMIARVLRDTAAVTWRAVAKDGRDLPPDQATVRPAVQQIGNGESYDFELVPNEPGDLRVLVTTGTGVPLASMPIHVR, from the coding sequence ATGCCGCGCCTGTTCCCCGCGCTGCTCGCGCTCGCGCTCCTCCGCCCCGCCGCGCCGACCGAGCGCGCGACGCCGAACGACAACCGCGCGAGCGCGGGCACGCTGCGCTCGGGCGTGCTGACGGTCAACCTGGAGGCGCGCGCGATCGAGTGGCGCCCCGACGGCGACGACGCGCCGGGGATCGCCGTGCGGGTGTTCGCCGAGGCGGGAAAGCCGGCCAGCGTGCCGGGACCGCTGCTGCGCGTGCCGGAGGGGACGGAGATCCGCGCGCTCGTGCACAACGCGCTCGACGCGGCCATCGTCGTGCACGGCCTGTCGACGCGCGGCGTGCCGTTAGGCCCGGCGGACACGATGCGGGTCGGCCCCGGCGAGACGCGCGAGGCGCGGTTCGTCGCGGGCGCACCGGGGACGTATCGCTACTGGGCCGCGACGAGCTCGCCCACGATCGGCGGCCGATCGGGCGCCGACTCGCAGCTCGGCGGCGCGTTCGTCGTCGACCCGCGCGGGACCGCGCCGGCGGCCGACCGCGTGCTCGTCATCACGCTGTGGCAGCAGGACGCGGACGCGGCGGGCATCACCGGACGGTCCGACGTGCTGCGCTTCGCGATCAACGGCCGGTCGTGGCCGAACACCGAGCGGCTCGCGTACACCGAGGGCGACACGGTGCGCTTCCGGCTCGTGAACCTGTCCGCCGCGGTGCATCCGATGCACCTCCACGGCTTCTACTTCGACGTCGAGAGCCGCGGCGACGGCACGCGCGACAGCACCTACGACGCCGCGGGCTCGCCGCACCTCGCCGTGACCGAGCGGCTGCCGCCCGGGCGCACGTTCACCATGCGCTGGGTGCCGGAGCGCGCGGGGAACTGGCTGTTCCACTGCCACGACAACTTCCACGTGCTGCGCAACCGGCCGCTCGACGGCACGCCGCTGCCGCCGGAGCAGGCGGTGCACACGCACGACCACACGCGCGACATGATGGGCGGGCTGGTGATGGGGATCGCGGTCCGCCCGCGGCCCGTCGTCGCGGTGGCGGCATCGGCCGAGGCGTCGCCGCGGCGACGGCTGCGGCTCGTGGCGCGCACCGACTCCGGCGGCACGGACGCGGAGCCGGCATACGGCTACGTGCTGGAGGAGGGTGCGCGCACGGTGCCTAACGGCGGTCCGCTGCTGCCCGGCCCGACGATCCTGTTGAAGCGTGGCGAGCCGGTGAGCATCACGGTCGTGAACCGGCTCCGCGAGCCGACGGCGGTGCACTGGCACGGCATCGAGCTGGAGAGCTACTACGACGGCGTGGCCGACTTCTCCGGCACGCCGGGGCACATCGCGGCGGCGATCGCGCCGAGCGACTCGTTCGAGGCGCGCTTCACGCCGCCGCGCGCGGGGACGTTCATGTATCACCCGCACGCCGACGAGGTGCGGCAGCAGCAGGCCGGCCTCTCCGGTGCGCTGCTCGTCGTCGACGATCCGGCGGCCTACGACGCCGCGCACGACGTGATGGTGCTCATCACCGTGCCGCGCCGCGACGCGGACCGCGACCGGGTGCTGCTGAACGGCAGCCTCGCGCCCTCCGCGCGAGAGCTGCGCGTCGGCGAACGCTACCGGGTGCGCGTCATCAACATCCACCCGTACCGGCCGAGCATGATCGCGCGAGTGCTGCGCGACACCGCAGCAGTGACGTGGCGCGCGGTGGCGAAGGACGGGCGCGACCTGCCGCCGGACCAGGCCACGGTGCGTCCCGCCGTACAGCAGATCGGGAACGGCGAGTCGTACGACTTCGAGCTGGTGCCTAACGAGCCGGGCGACCTGCGCGTCCTCGTCACGACGGGGACCGGCGTGCCGCTCGCGTCGATGCCGATCCACGTGCGTTGA
- a CDS encoding amidohydrolase family protein — protein sequence MRRSIVGLLALTLATSASAQPPAGQPPAGQPPAGNRGPGGRRGTPIKPGEQCPPGTTEIRPNNCMAPEAAPPSILDYRPRSTLVTAAHLVPRAKYPAIDFHGHPQGLLGSADGVAQLVASLDSLNVRMMVAADNMSGDRLTRALAAIAASPHKDRVRVLAGIDFRNVGPGWADRAIKQLEADVAAGAVGVGEISKSFGLSIRKPDGSRLKIDDPELDPIWDACARLGLPVFIHTADPEEFFQPIDYTNERWLELSLFPERRYPQDRFPSFEQLMTERDNLFRRHPKTTFVAAHMGWHANDLPRLAKMLDAMPNVYTEVGAVLYDIGRQPRAAHDFFVKYQDRILFGKDSFQPEEYPYYWRVFETRDDYFDYYRPYHAFWKLYGIDLPDAVLRKVYFANALRITRRLPQTGWPK from the coding sequence ATGCGCCGTTCGATCGTCGGTCTGCTCGCTCTCACGCTCGCCACGTCCGCGTCCGCGCAGCCGCCTGCCGGCCAACCGCCGGCTGGCCAACCGCCTGCCGGCAATCGCGGCCCCGGCGGTCGGCGCGGCACGCCGATCAAGCCCGGCGAGCAGTGCCCGCCCGGGACGACCGAGATCCGGCCGAACAACTGCATGGCCCCCGAGGCCGCGCCGCCGAGCATCCTCGACTACCGGCCGCGCTCCACGCTCGTCACCGCGGCGCACCTGGTGCCGCGCGCGAAGTATCCGGCGATCGACTTCCACGGCCACCCGCAGGGACTGTTAGGCAGCGCGGACGGCGTCGCGCAGCTCGTGGCCTCGCTCGACAGCCTGAACGTGCGCATGATGGTCGCCGCCGACAACATGAGCGGCGATCGGCTCACGCGCGCGCTCGCCGCGATCGCCGCGTCGCCGCACAAGGATCGCGTGCGCGTGCTCGCCGGCATCGACTTCCGCAACGTCGGACCGGGGTGGGCGGACCGGGCGATCAAGCAGCTCGAGGCCGACGTCGCCGCCGGCGCGGTCGGCGTCGGCGAGATCTCGAAGTCGTTCGGCCTCTCCATCCGCAAGCCCGACGGATCGCGTCTCAAGATCGACGACCCCGAGCTCGACCCGATCTGGGACGCGTGCGCGCGGCTCGGCCTCCCCGTCTTCATCCACACGGCCGATCCGGAGGAGTTCTTCCAGCCGATCGACTACACGAACGAGCGGTGGCTCGAGCTGTCGCTGTTCCCGGAGCGACGCTACCCGCAGGACCGCTTCCCGAGCTTCGAGCAGCTCATGACGGAGCGCGACAACCTGTTCCGTCGCCACCCGAAGACGACGTTCGTCGCCGCGCACATGGGCTGGCACGCGAACGACCTGCCGCGGCTCGCGAAGATGCTCGACGCGATGCCTAACGTCTACACCGAGGTCGGCGCCGTGCTGTACGACATCGGCCGCCAGCCGCGCGCCGCGCACGACTTCTTCGTCAAGTACCAGGACCGCATCCTGTTCGGCAAGGACTCGTTCCAGCCGGAGGAGTACCCGTACTACTGGCGCGTCTTCGAGACCCGCGACGACTACTTCGACTACTACCGGCCGTACCACGCGTTCTGGAAGCTCTACGGCATCGACCTCCCCGACGCCGTGCTGAGGAAGGTCTACTTCGCGAACGCGCTGCGCATCACGCGTCGGCTGCCGCAGACCGGATGGCCGAAGTAG
- a CDS encoding ankyrin repeat domain-containing protein, with protein MTTLIQPDALKGPEPWPWSPGAGVDVWAMFVACMRGDLDAVRALVARDPSLVRAHYEYRTPLSFAVRENRLEVAAYLLDHGANQILLGDALEMARDRGYTEMAALLERDLARHGADARGEAVAAAIRAYDRAEVRRLLDASPELLHAGDGRGNQPIHWAVMTRQLDLIDELLARGADVDAARTDHARPIQLTNGDYFHRGWRDVPDHVTTTPDDVYRHLVARGATVDIGMAAAKGDLARVRALVDADPKIVSRVDAYWSGYSGAGAPLTNAAAGGHLEIVKLLLAHGADPNLPEEGIAPNGHALYAAVFNGHHEIATLLLEHGANPDAPVESSADAVWIAIRAGDLRMLELLASHGATWEIPFEVREHRTLTYEQIVATGIRRSMSVLAMYDDVDAAAALIDRDPSLADDPDALREAASHAHEAFVRLLLGHRPDLATRVTVSRPRAMAELLFAHGMDPNRPNWLRRRPLHDFADHGDVESAALFLDHGADIHARDAEWRSTPLAWAARSGQARMAELLLRRGARLELPDDPPWATPLAWATRRGHDDVVRLLRDVAAGRPLPARDLAFYEAQARDLVAAYHSADGAPLDTMIDLFQGRRPLLWDRPPLAERTARVRRFVRRRLGDDPAAAPLDTLTLDDARRLVAAVHGFAGWHALAASVSP; from the coding sequence ATGACGACGCTCATCCAGCCCGACGCGCTGAAGGGGCCGGAGCCGTGGCCCTGGTCGCCCGGCGCGGGCGTCGACGTGTGGGCGATGTTCGTCGCCTGCATGCGCGGCGATCTCGACGCCGTACGCGCGCTGGTCGCGAGGGACCCGTCGCTCGTCCGCGCGCACTACGAGTACCGCACGCCGCTGTCGTTCGCCGTGCGCGAGAACCGCCTCGAGGTCGCGGCGTATCTCCTCGACCACGGTGCGAATCAGATCCTGCTCGGCGACGCGCTGGAGATGGCGCGCGACCGCGGCTACACGGAGATGGCCGCGCTGCTCGAGCGCGATCTGGCGCGGCACGGCGCCGATGCGAGGGGCGAGGCCGTCGCGGCCGCGATCCGGGCGTACGACCGGGCGGAGGTGCGACGGCTCCTCGACGCGTCGCCGGAGCTGCTGCACGCCGGTGATGGACGCGGCAACCAGCCGATCCACTGGGCGGTGATGACGCGCCAGCTCGACCTGATCGACGAGCTGCTCGCGCGCGGCGCCGACGTCGACGCGGCACGCACGGACCACGCGCGGCCGATCCAGCTCACGAACGGCGACTACTTCCATCGTGGGTGGCGCGACGTGCCGGATCACGTCACCACGACGCCCGACGACGTCTATCGCCATCTCGTCGCCCGCGGCGCGACGGTCGACATCGGCATGGCCGCGGCGAAGGGCGATCTCGCACGCGTTCGTGCGCTCGTCGACGCCGACCCGAAGATCGTGAGCCGCGTGGACGCGTACTGGTCCGGCTACTCCGGCGCGGGCGCGCCGCTCACGAACGCGGCGGCCGGTGGGCATCTGGAGATCGTGAAGCTGCTCCTCGCGCACGGCGCGGATCCGAATCTCCCCGAGGAAGGGATCGCGCCCAACGGGCACGCGTTGTACGCCGCCGTGTTCAACGGCCACCACGAGATCGCGACGCTGCTGCTGGAGCACGGCGCGAACCCCGACGCCCCGGTCGAGAGCTCGGCCGACGCGGTGTGGATCGCCATCCGCGCCGGCGATCTCCGGATGCTGGAGCTGCTCGCGTCGCACGGCGCGACGTGGGAGATCCCGTTCGAGGTGCGCGAGCATCGCACGCTGACGTACGAGCAGATCGTCGCCACCGGCATCCGCCGCTCGATGTCGGTGCTCGCGATGTACGACGACGTCGATGCGGCGGCGGCGCTCATCGACCGCGACCCGTCGCTCGCCGACGACCCCGATGCACTGAGGGAGGCCGCATCGCACGCGCACGAGGCGTTCGTGCGGCTGCTGTTGGGCCATCGTCCCGACCTCGCGACGCGTGTCACGGTGTCGCGGCCGCGCGCGATGGCCGAGCTGCTGTTCGCGCACGGCATGGACCCGAACCGACCGAACTGGCTCCGCCGGAGGCCGCTGCACGACTTCGCGGACCACGGCGACGTCGAGAGCGCCGCGCTGTTCCTCGACCACGGCGCCGACATTCACGCGCGCGACGCGGAGTGGCGCTCCACGCCGCTCGCCTGGGCGGCGCGGAGCGGCCAGGCGCGCATGGCCGAGCTCCTGCTCCGGCGCGGCGCGCGGCTCGAGCTCCCCGACGACCCGCCGTGGGCGACGCCGCTCGCCTGGGCGACGCGCCGCGGGCACGACGACGTCGTGCGCTTGCTGCGCGACGTCGCCGCGGGCCGCCCGCTCCCCGCACGCGACCTCGCGTTCTACGAGGCGCAGGCGCGCGATCTCGTCGCCGCGTATCACAGCGCGGACGGCGCGCCGCTCGACACGATGATCGACCTGTTCCAGGGGCGCCGCCCGCTGCTCTGGGACCGGCCGCCGCTCGCCGAGCGCACCGCGCGCGTGCGACGCTTCGTGCGCCGCCGGCTGGGCGACGACCCCGCCGCCGCGCCGCTCGACACGTTGACGCTCGACGACGCGCGGCGCCTCGTGGCCGCGGTGCACGGCTTCGCGGGCTGGCACGCCCTCGCGGCGAGCGTGAGCCCGTGA
- a CDS encoding PD40 domain-containing protein: MPIVGHRILALTALVSLATACRDAAAPRTPSEGVAPTVPAPPPAATTADAAIYLASADGGAPTLLTRGYDPAWAPDGRRLAFHRGAGAYGSVYVIDADGGGERRLGDGYQPSWSPDGSRIAVTGPEGITVLRADGSSVTTIVRHGFAAERYRAVSTAVGTPVWSPDGQRIAVMLFDVDHGSSLEILVVNADGSDLRVAVVARAETGGPSKPAWSPDGTRLAYSNWEGGAGLTVHDLRGGAADVRFADPAGVGYVDAPAWSPDGATLAFTIPVPSGGHEIWSMPAAGGSARLLIRDGSSPAWSPDGARIAFVR; encoded by the coding sequence ATGCCCATCGTCGGACACCGCATCCTCGCGCTGACGGCACTCGTCTCGCTCGCCACCGCGTGCCGCGACGCGGCCGCGCCACGGACGCCCTCGGAAGGCGTCGCGCCGACGGTGCCAGCGCCACCGCCCGCCGCGACGACGGCCGATGCGGCGATCTATCTCGCGAGCGCGGACGGCGGAGCGCCCACGCTGCTCACGCGCGGCTACGACCCGGCGTGGGCGCCGGACGGCCGCCGGCTCGCGTTCCACCGCGGCGCAGGCGCCTACGGCTCGGTCTACGTCATCGATGCCGACGGCGGCGGCGAGCGCCGACTCGGCGACGGCTATCAGCCCTCGTGGTCGCCCGACGGCAGCCGCATCGCGGTGACCGGCCCCGAGGGCATCACCGTGCTGCGCGCCGACGGCTCGAGCGTCACGACGATCGTCCGCCACGGGTTCGCGGCGGAGCGGTACCGCGCCGTGAGCACGGCCGTCGGTACGCCGGTGTGGTCGCCCGACGGCCAGCGGATCGCGGTCATGCTGTTCGACGTGGACCACGGGTCGTCGCTCGAGATCCTCGTCGTGAACGCCGACGGATCGGACCTGCGCGTCGCCGTCGTCGCGCGCGCCGAGACGGGCGGCCCGAGCAAGCCCGCGTGGTCGCCGGACGGGACGCGTCTCGCCTACTCGAACTGGGAAGGCGGGGCGGGCCTCACCGTGCACGACCTGCGGGGCGGCGCGGCCGACGTCCGGTTCGCCGATCCCGCCGGCGTCGGATACGTCGACGCCCCCGCCTGGTCCCCCGACGGCGCCACGCTCGCGTTCACCATCCCCGTGCCGTCCGGGGGCCACGAGATCTGGAGCATGCCGGCGGCGGGGGGCAGCGCGCGGCTGCTCATCCGGGATGGCTCGAGCCCCGCGTGGTCGCCGGACGGGGCCCGCATCGCGTTCGTTCGTTAG
- a CDS encoding ADOP family duplicated permease yields MLDSIQALWQDLRHAARALRRAPGFTTAVALTLGLGVGANAAMFGVVDRLMFRPFPYLRDAGTVHRVYLQTTVDGRTVTKREVPYTRWLDLRRWTTSFAQTAAVAQRPLALGTGEDAREREVAGVSASLFAMFDARPVLGRFFGASEDTVPRGAAVVVLSYRYWREAFGGADVIGRPLQVGTVRATIVGVAPPRFVGVASERAPAAFIPITTFPLAAGENKVDSYWRLYNWDWTSIVVRRKPGVSVAAASADLSAAHVRSRVAQRELDPGTAPPSLSRPRAVAGALRIAAGPDAGLEARTLLWVSGVALVVLLIAAANVTNLLLARALRRGRETAVRLALGVSRRRLASQALAEALLLAALGAVVGVLVAQSAAGALRLLVPGDEPLDAATDVRTLAAAAACALAAALLAAVGPALLGTRGDLAHRLRGRAGAARRSRARDGLLVAQGALSAALLVGAALFVRSLDAVRALPLGYDADRVLMVLPDYRGTKLDSAARVAFRRRLLATAQTIPGVRYAARVNSAPFGANAQPLFVPGVDSVARLGRFDFQLATPDFFAAMGTRVVRGRAFTDADREGAPPVAIVSRSMARALWPGRDPLGRCLRVGADTVPCATVVGVAEDAAERDLTSAERFVYYLPLDQRDPAGGNRMVVRVAGAHAAAMAEDVRRALTRAMPGQGYVTVEPLADLVSAQRRSWELGATMFAAFGLLALAVAAVGLYGVVAYDVAQRSHELSVRVALGASARAVARLVVGEGVAFALAGAGLGSIAALVAAPWIQPLLFRTSATDPRAYLGVGATLVAVAALASALPARRAARADPNAALRAE; encoded by the coding sequence ATGCTCGACTCGATCCAGGCGCTGTGGCAGGACCTGCGGCACGCCGCGCGCGCGCTGCGGCGCGCCCCGGGGTTCACCACGGCCGTCGCGCTCACGCTCGGACTCGGCGTCGGGGCGAACGCGGCGATGTTCGGCGTCGTCGATCGGCTCATGTTCCGGCCGTTCCCGTACCTGCGCGACGCCGGCACGGTGCACCGCGTGTACCTGCAGACGACCGTCGACGGCCGCACGGTGACGAAGCGCGAGGTGCCGTACACGCGCTGGCTCGACCTGCGCCGCTGGACGACGTCGTTCGCGCAGACGGCCGCCGTCGCGCAGCGGCCGCTCGCGTTAGGCACCGGCGAGGACGCGCGCGAGCGCGAGGTGGCCGGGGTGAGCGCGTCGCTGTTCGCGATGTTCGACGCGCGGCCCGTGCTCGGCCGGTTCTTCGGCGCGTCGGAGGACACCGTGCCGCGCGGCGCGGCGGTCGTCGTGCTGTCGTATCGCTACTGGCGCGAGGCGTTCGGCGGCGCGGACGTGATCGGCCGACCGCTGCAGGTGGGCACCGTGCGCGCGACGATCGTCGGCGTGGCGCCGCCGCGGTTCGTGGGCGTCGCGTCGGAGCGCGCGCCGGCGGCGTTCATCCCCATCACCACGTTCCCGCTCGCCGCCGGCGAGAACAAGGTCGACAGCTACTGGCGCCTCTACAACTGGGACTGGACGAGCATCGTCGTGCGGCGGAAGCCGGGCGTGTCGGTCGCCGCGGCGTCGGCGGACCTGAGCGCGGCGCACGTGCGGAGCCGCGTCGCGCAGCGCGAGCTCGACCCCGGCACGGCGCCGCCGTCGCTGTCGCGGCCGCGCGCGGTGGCGGGTGCGCTGCGCATCGCCGCCGGCCCCGATGCGGGGCTCGAGGCGCGCACGCTGCTGTGGGTGAGCGGCGTCGCGCTCGTCGTGCTGCTGATCGCCGCGGCGAACGTGACGAACCTGCTGCTCGCCCGCGCGCTCCGTCGCGGCCGCGAGACGGCGGTGCGCCTCGCGCTCGGGGTGAGCCGGCGGCGGCTCGCATCGCAGGCGCTGGCCGAGGCGCTGCTGCTCGCCGCGCTCGGCGCGGTGGTCGGCGTGCTCGTCGCGCAATCGGCGGCGGGCGCGCTCCGGCTGCTCGTGCCCGGCGACGAGCCGCTCGACGCGGCCACCGACGTGCGCACGCTCGCCGCAGCGGCCGCGTGCGCGCTCGCCGCCGCGCTGCTCGCCGCGGTGGGGCCCGCGCTGTTAGGCACCCGCGGCGACCTCGCGCATCGCCTGCGCGGGCGCGCGGGCGCGGCGCGCCGGTCGCGCGCTCGGGACGGGCTGCTCGTGGCGCAGGGCGCCCTGTCGGCAGCGCTGCTCGTCGGGGCCGCGCTGTTCGTGCGCAGCCTCGACGCCGTTCGCGCGCTGCCGCTCGGCTACGACGCGGATCGCGTCCTCATGGTGCTGCCCGACTACCGCGGGACGAAGCTCGACAGCGCGGCGCGCGTCGCGTTCCGCCGCCGGCTGCTCGCCACGGCGCAGACGATCCCCGGCGTGCGGTACGCCGCGCGCGTGAACAGCGCTCCGTTCGGCGCGAACGCGCAGCCGCTGTTCGTTCCCGGCGTCGACTCGGTGGCGCGACTCGGGCGGTTCGACTTCCAGCTCGCGACGCCGGACTTCTTCGCGGCGATGGGCACGCGCGTCGTGCGCGGCCGCGCGTTCACCGACGCCGACCGCGAGGGCGCGCCGCCGGTGGCCATCGTGAGCCGCTCGATGGCGCGCGCGCTGTGGCCCGGCCGCGATCCGTTAGGCCGCTGCCTGCGCGTCGGCGCCGACACCGTGCCGTGCGCGACGGTCGTCGGCGTCGCCGAGGACGCCGCGGAGCGCGACCTCACGAGCGCGGAGCGGTTCGTCTACTACCTGCCGCTCGACCAGCGCGACCCGGCGGGCGGCAACCGCATGGTCGTGCGCGTCGCCGGTGCGCACGCCGCCGCGATGGCCGAGGACGTGCGCCGAGCGCTCACGCGCGCGATGCCCGGGCAGGGATATGTCACCGTGGAGCCGCTCGCCGATCTCGTGAGCGCGCAGCGCCGCTCGTGGGAGCTCGGCGCGACGATGTTCGCCGCGTTCGGGCTGCTCGCGCTCGCCGTCGCGGCGGTGGGGCTGTACGGCGTCGTCGCGTACGACGTCGCGCAGCGGTCGCACGAGCTGAGCGTGCGAGTCGCGCTCGGCGCGAGCGCGCGCGCCGTCGCGCGGCTCGTCGTCGGCGAGGGCGTCGCGTTCGCGCTCGCGGGCGCGGGGCTCGGGTCCATCGCGGCGCTCGTCGCCGCGCCGTGGATCCAGCCGCTGCTCTTTCGCACCTCGGCCACCGACCCGCGCGCATATCTCGGGGTCGGCGCCACACTCGTCGCGGTCGCGGCGCTCGCGAGCGCGCTCCCGGCGCGCCGCGCCGCGCGGGCGGACCCGAACGCGGCGCTGCGCGCGGAGTGA
- a CDS encoding MFS transporter → MAEVAVAAPAPVVDAGALGWWRAGDRAARRALVAASLGWALDAFDVMLFSLTLAAVIAELGLTKAQAGALGSITLLGGAAGGLVFGHVADRWGRTRALMASVLLYSVFTAACGLSTTLWQFALFRVLLGLGMGGEWASGAALVAETWPARHRGRALGMMQSSWAIGFAAAAVVVGLVLPRWGWRTVYFVGVAPALLTLWVRRNVEEPAVWRARRDAPVGAVRPRFADMFRGPMRRLTAAVTFMNACALFGWWGLNSWIPAYLSLPTAQGGVGLGTRTMSWFVVAMQVGMWLGYVSFGYVSDAVGRKRVYVTYLLAASVLLPLYGAVASPPALLLLGPLVAFFGTGYYSGFGAVTAEIYPTAIRATAQGFTYNLGRVASAAAPFTVGTLAASRGFGTAFAVAGAAFLLGAVAWVWIPETQGRELA, encoded by the coding sequence ATGGCCGAAGTAGCCGTCGCCGCGCCGGCACCCGTCGTCGACGCGGGCGCGCTCGGCTGGTGGCGCGCCGGCGACCGCGCCGCGCGCCGGGCGCTCGTCGCGGCGTCGTTGGGCTGGGCGCTCGACGCGTTCGACGTCATGCTGTTCTCGCTCACGCTCGCCGCGGTCATCGCGGAGCTCGGGCTCACGAAGGCGCAGGCCGGCGCGTTGGGCTCCATCACGCTGCTCGGCGGCGCGGCCGGGGGCCTCGTCTTCGGCCACGTCGCCGACCGCTGGGGGCGCACCCGCGCGCTCATGGCGAGCGTGCTGCTCTACTCCGTGTTCACCGCGGCGTGCGGCCTCTCCACCACGCTCTGGCAGTTCGCGCTCTTTCGCGTGCTGCTGGGACTCGGCATGGGCGGCGAGTGGGCGAGCGGCGCGGCGCTCGTCGCCGAGACGTGGCCGGCGCGGCACCGCGGTCGCGCGTTAGGCATGATGCAGAGCTCGTGGGCCATCGGCTTCGCCGCCGCGGCGGTCGTCGTGGGGCTCGTGCTGCCGCGGTGGGGGTGGCGCACGGTGTACTTCGTCGGCGTCGCGCCCGCGCTGCTCACGCTCTGGGTGCGGCGCAACGTCGAGGAGCCCGCGGTGTGGCGCGCGCGGCGCGACGCGCCCGTCGGCGCCGTGCGGCCGCGCTTCGCCGACATGTTCCGCGGCCCCATGCGCCGCCTGACGGCCGCGGTCACGTTCATGAACGCGTGCGCGCTGTTCGGCTGGTGGGGGCTCAACTCGTGGATCCCCGCCTACCTGTCGCTCCCGACGGCGCAGGGCGGCGTGGGGCTCGGCACGCGCACCATGTCGTGGTTCGTCGTCGCCATGCAGGTCGGCATGTGGCTCGGCTACGTGTCGTTCGGCTACGTCTCCGACGCCGTCGGGCGCAAGCGCGTCTACGTCACCTACCTGCTCGCGGCGAGCGTGCTGCTGCCGCTCTACGGCGCCGTCGCGAGCCCGCCGGCGCTCCTGTTGTTAGGCCCGCTCGTCGCGTTCTTCGGCACGGGCTACTACAGCGGCTTCGGCGCCGTCACGGCGGAGATCTACCCGACCGCGATCCGCGCCACGGCGCAGGGGTTCACGTACAACCTCGGGCGCGTCGCGAGCGCGGCGGCGCCGTTCACCGTCGGCACGCTCGCCGCGTCGCGCGGCTTCGGCACGGCGTTCGCCGTCGCCGGGGCGGCGTTCCTGCTCGGCGCGGTCGCGTGGGTGTGGATCCCGGAGACGCAGGGGCGCGAGCTCGCCTAA